From the Pediococcus acidilactici genome, the window ATTTGATGGGCCGCCCGGTTGATGCGCCGTACTTAATCACTAATTATAAAAAAGCACCGCTAGCCATTATTGCAACCGCTAGCACGACTGGTAAACATCGGATTTTGCCGTCGCCAGGTTCCTTTATTCGGGCCACGAGTTTTGGCTTGGGAACCCAAATCCGTGACGCGCTAGGACGCGGGGCAAAACGGATTCTGATTCTTACGGGAGACTCGGGGGTCAGCGACGGTGGTCTAGGTTTACTTCAAGCTTTAGGCGTTAATTTTTATGACGAAGATGGCCATTTAATTGGACGGGATAAGAACTTGCTAGCAACTAACTTCCAGGAAGTTCGTAATTTAGAAAGTGTAGTCCAACAATTCAACCATGTGGAAATTATGGTGGCTACTAATACAGACCGTACCTACGCTGGATATCGTGGAGCCCAACGTACTTGGGGAATGGATAAGGGCGGTACTCAAAAACAAATTGAAGTGTTTGATAAACGGATGGATGGCTTTTTCATGACGGTTATCAAAGAATTAGATTTAGATTTAAGAGACGTACCTGGTTTAGGCGTAGATGGTGGAATCGGCGGTGCGTTAGCAGTCTTGGGTGGTCAGATAGTTCCCACTGGTGACATAATTGCTAACTTGGTTGGCTTGCCGCAAAAGCTAGAAGATGCCGACTTGTTTATTAGTGGTACTGGAAAAATTTCGCATCATCCCCAAACCCCGCACGTGGTAAACCAAATTCTGGATCTAGCCACTAAGATGTCCGTGCCAGCCGTAGCAATTTGCGGTCAAGTAGATAATTCGATGCGGCATTATCCTAACGAAAAAGTAGCCGTCTTCTCCATTCAAAGAAGACCTAGTTCGTTGAGACGGTCAATGGAAACCCGGTATGCTACCGTAAACATTAAAATTGTTACGCGTAATATAATCCGGTTAATGAACATTGCCCGGGCTGAAAAATAATTTGAAGTTTAAGCTGGAAGTTGTTGAAAAACAGACCTAGCTTAGGTTTGATTTAAATGTAAGCGGTTGCGATAACGTGAAGAGGCAAAACGATTTACTTTTAGTAAGTAAAGCAGTATACTGGGCGCACAATTATTTTTAGTAAGGGAGTGCTCATTTGGCAAAAAAATCGAAAATTGCAAAAGAAAAGAAGATTGAAGCAACGGTAATGCGCTATGCCGCATTACGCAAACAATTAAAGGCTCAAAAAGATTACCAAGGGCTTAGTAAGTTACCGCGCAACGCTTCACCAACTCGAATTCATCGTCGTGACGCGCTGGACGGTCGACCACATGCTTACATGCGTAAATTTCAGTTGTCCCGGTTGAATTTTAGAAGGTTAGCTCACGAAGGCCAAATTCCGGGCGTGAAGAAGGCTTCTTGGTAAAAAGATATTTTTATACAGATGTTAATTAGAATTAGCGTAGGCATGATTGCCTGCGTTTTTTTGTACGGTCAGAAATTTTTGTATAAAGGTAAACGCAGGCTGTAGTTTTCAACTAGGGGAGACTTTTATTTGAAAATCTCCTGAAAATAAAGTGGTAAGATGGTATATGTACATAATCATATTAGAGAAAGAAGTTTTTTTAGTGAAGTTAAGGACCTTGCTTTATGTCGTCATTTCTACTTTTTTGTTTAGTTCAATGGAGATTGCGCTGAAGGTTGCTGGAGGGACGTTTAATCCGATTCAATTAAACTTTATCCGTTTCTTATTTGGCGGATTGCTACTATTACCCTTCACAATGAAAACGTTGAAAAAACAAGGACACCGTTTGAAAGGGCGGGACATTGCCGCATTTTCGATGACTGGATTTTCATGTGTATTAGTCAGCATGACGTTATACCAATTGGCCATTCAGTTATCGTTACCAGCCACAATTGCAATTTTGCTAAGTGCTAACCCCGCGTTCGGGATGTTAATTGGCCTAGTTTTATTGAAGGAAAAAATGTCACGAACCAACACGTTAGCCGTAATTTTAACTTTGGCCGGGTTGTTAGTAATCATCAATCCGTTTAACTTGACCAATCCTTTAGGAATTACGTTGGGCTTGTTGAGTTCGATTACGTTTGCGATTTACGGGATTTTAACCCGACTTAGTTCGAACAAGTTGGGATTTGGCGGAATGACCATGACTTGTTTTTCTTTCATTGCGGGGGCAATTGAATTGGCAATTTTTATGGCGATTACCCACATACCAGCAGTTAGCAAGGCGTTTAGTGGACTGGAAGGTTTTAGCGACATCCCATTCTTCCAGGGGATTACCCTTTCAAATATCTTATTGCTAGCTTACATAAGTTTCTTGGTAACGGGAGTCGGATTTGGTCTATACTTTGTAGTAATGGGCGAAGCTGGCGTGCCGATTGCTTCGCTAATCTTTTTCATTAAGCCGGCCTTGGCACCAATTTTATCGTTATTAATTTTGGGAGACCCAATTCATTTAAATACCATCGTGGGAATTATAATTATCCTGATAGGTTCGGTAGTCACCTTAGTGGGAGAAAAGATTGCTATGAGAATGAGCAAATAATAATAGAAAGTGGAAGTCACCGGGTTATTTTCGAGAGTTAACAAGATTATGTAATTAAACGCGATTTAACGATTGACTGCGTAATCAGGTTAACCGTAAAAATTGGTGGCTGGAGCTGATTTAGACTCAGTGGTTTAGCTGCCCGTCAGCGGTTAAACTATTTCCCTCACCTACTATTCAAAAAATATTTAAAACAACCAAGCGGAGCGAATTTAGCTCCGCTTTTTATTTCCCATAAAACGTAGGGATGATTTAGAGAAACTTTAGAGGTCGTTCACACTTTAATTTAGCGTATGTACTATAATACATAGATAAGTAATCGCAATTAAGGAAGGAAAAGCGTAAATATCAATGATTTTTTTTATTAATGCACAAATGCCGGAGCAGAAATCAGGAATTGAACATGCGGAGTTAAAGCGAATTGAGCTGTTTAATAAGATGAAGGTAGATTGTCGGCTAGTTTTACGTGACTGGAGTGCGGATACACACCGACTTACGCAAGCAGTGGGGATTGACGACCAGCAGTTGATCAACATGTTTGACTACTACCAACAAGCTTTACAAGTGAAACGCCGGATTATTCATGCCACTGATTTAGACTTTGGGGTCGCGGATGTGGAACTTCAATATGAACCGGAAAATCAACGGTATTTAGCGGTGACGCCTGCTCAGGAACTGGTTGCCCGGATTAATGTAGCGGGCGACGAGGAGCGGGTAGTTTCTACGGAACTTTTTGATGGGGTTGGCAATCTTTATCGGGTGGATAACTATGATTACCGGGGCTTTGTCTCGCTTTCGCAATGGTATACGCCGGATAACCAAATTGAAAACGAAGAATGGATGACTCCGGAAGGTAAAACGGTTATCGAAGCTTTTACCAAGCAGAATCGGGCTGGTGAACTTAAGCCATCAGGTTGGAAATTAACGGACCGTCACGGGAAAGTTTACCAATTCGATACGATTGAAACCTTCACTAAGCATTTTCTAGACGATTTGAATGACGAGTTTTGGTCGACCAAACAGCCTAATATTTTTATTTTGGATCGTAATCACCTCGCCGACTGGGCCTTTTTAAACATGAAAAAGCCGGCTTATCGAGTGATTCATTTGCACAACTCGCATGCTAGTGATGCACAAGCACCAATGGATTCCACGTTAAACCAGCATTATGAATTTGCGTTGCGGTCAATGGATCGGTACGATGCTTTTATTAGCGCCACCCAAAAGCAAACTGCGGACGTCCGTCAACGTTTCCAACCGCACGCCCGGTTATTTACCATTCCGGTGGGAATCGTGCCAGAACGATTGCGCAAAGCGCCACGAATTCCGGTTGCCAAGCGACAGTTTGGAAAAATGGTGGCTTTTGCCCGAATTGCGTGGGAAAAGCACCTCGATGATTTAGTGCGGGCCATCGCCATTGTTCATCAAACCATCCCGGAGGTGACCCTGGACCTTTACGGTTACGCAGACCCTGCCAATAATTATGAAGCAAAACGTAAGGTGGAAGAAGTTGTTCAACAAAATCATTTAGAAAAGGTAGTCAGTTTTAAGGGCTACACTACCGCGGTTGATGAAGTTGAAAATCAAGCGATGATGTTTGGGCTGACTTCCCGGATGGAAGGCTTTAACTTAGCCGTGATGGAAGGAATTGCACACGGTTTGATTTCCTTTACGTACGACGTTAATTATGGACCAAACGAAATCGTAGAAAACGATGTGAATGGGAACGTGGTGCCTTACGGTGATTATGAAGCAATGGCCCAGGCCATCATTAAGGTTTTAAAGGACCAACAATTAGCACAACGCTACTCTACCGGGGCGTACACCTCGGCCGAACGTTATTCAGAAAAACAGGTTTGGCAAGCGTGGCAAGCCCTACTAGACGACGCGCAAACAAACTGGCCGGCTAAGCTTCAAGCAATGCCAGAATTTCGGGAGGATTTTGAATAATGAAGTATTTTGTTAGTCGAGGAATTTATACGTTCAATTCGGGAACTGAACACTCCCAAGCCCAACGAACCCGGCTTTTTAACCAACAAAACGATCCCGCACATTACGTGACGATGGATTATAACCGCTTTTGGCTACGGGATGCCCAACGCGTGGGGTTGGACAGTGGACAAGTACTAAATATGTATGATTACTTCCAAGGAACTACGCAAATTCCGACCGTACCGGTGCCAGTACGTAAATTTAAACAATTGCCGTTTGACGAATATCAACTAGTTGATCACGGCCCCGATTATTATACGGTTGATCACGCGGGTCGTCAGCTGGCACGAATCAACATTCTGCCAGGAACGGTCGGTTTAGTGGGGGATGTTGAATACTACGACCGCTTTGACAACTTAGTTTCTCGGGATAATTACGATTGGCGCGGGTTTAAGTCGTCGACGGATTATTTTCATCCCGATGGCAGCTTAGGAGCGCGACGTTTTTTAAATCCAGCAGGAGAAGTGGTTTTAGAAAATGTTTATATGAACGTTGCGGAACAGTTACAGCCCACCATGTGGAAGTTAATTGATTATCACGGAAAAGACTACCGGTTTGATTCGCAGGAGGATTTGTTTTTATTTTTCTTGAATGAAATTGCTGAGCAGGACCAAGAAGCAGTCATGGTTGCTGATCATCGGGACGTGGATTTGATGGTTATGCAAGTTGAAAACGCTAAGTCTCGCTGGCTAGCCTTTCACGGCACACATGTGGACCGCCATGGTAATATTTACGCGGCCTACACGCCCGCATTTCAAGCAGAGCCAGGAGAAATCGATGGCATTATTGTGCCTACTGCCCAACAACAGGCGGTTATTCGAGAACAATTTCCCCAAACCCCAGTTCACGTGGCGGCTGATACGGTGATTGATGAAAGAACTTTAGCGGAGAACGTTTCCCAGAAGAAGCGGACCCCAGGACGGATAATTTTTAGTGGGCGTTTGGAAAGTGACCGGCGCCCCGACGAAGCTTTGGCCGCCTTTTTACGCCTGTTTGATCAGTTGCCAGAAGTCACGTTAGAGTATCGAGGTTACACCAATGATCATCAGTTATTAGGTCGGCTAAAACAGATGGCCCAACACATGGGAATTGCTGAACACGTCATTTTTGGCGATTACCTAACGGATTCGGAAATGAACGATTTTTATAATCACGCGCAAGTACTAATCAACACGTCTTTTGACGAAGCGGGGGGGATTAGCGTTGTAGAAGCCATGGCTCACGGAGTTCCGGTGGTTGCGTACTATACCGACTACGGCATTGAAAAGCTGGTGCAAAATAACGTTAACGGTTTTGTGGTGACAAATGGCGACCAAGCGCAGATGGCTCGTCGAGTAAAACAAATTTTACAGGACCCTCAGCTATGGCAAAAATTAGGTGAAGGTGCCCAGCAAACTGCTCAGGCTTATCAGGCGAAGAAAGTCTACCAACAGTGGAAAAATATTTTAGGATAAGTGGACTAGAAGTCGGAAAGCTTATGAACACTAATAAAAAATCGACCATTGCCAATTCAGGCATAATGGTCGATTTTTGGATTGAGCGGAATGAACTAACTTTTGACGCACGTTTTGGCTTTATTAAAGTCAAAATCCCAAAAGGATTTTTAAGTTTTTCCAGCTGCTCTTTTTCTTAAAAGGAATAACTATTTGATTACGCGGAAACGTTCGTCGTCAGGCATAAATTCCTTATCACCGGCTGGTTGTTCGATTGAACCGAATGGCATTTGTGCCTTCAAAGTCCAGTTAGCTGGAATATCAAATTTTTCCGCGATGAATTTGTCAGCAATTGGGTTGTAGTGTTGGAGGGAAGCACCAATGCCTTCGTTAGCTAACGCAGTCCAAACGTCTACGTTGGCAATTCCCATTCCGTGTTCACCAAACATGTCAAATGCATCTTTGTATAGTGGGAAGTTCTTCTTTAAGTTAGCGATGACGTCTTCGTCCGTGTAGAAAAGGACGGTCCCGAGTCCAGCCTTGAAGGCACCTTCAACCTTTGCCTTAGTAGCTTGGAAAGCTTCTTCATTAGGAACTTCACCATGCAAAATATTTAAAATGCCGTCCCAAAGTTCGTCGTGGGCCTTACCGTAAAGGATAACCGCGCGAATTGATTGGCTATTAAAAGCACTTGGAGACTGGCGGATTGCTTCTTCAATGATTTCGGTAATCTCATCTTCACTGAGTTTTACATTTTTACCGAGTGCATAAATTGAACGACGTTTTTTTAAGTTTTCTAAAAATGAATTTGACATATTGGACATCCCTTCTGTAACTATATTGTCTGGCTTACTTTTAGTAAGTGAATTTAGTATATATAAAAGTTGAGGGGATTGCAAGTTTTTTAGAAAATAAATTGACCGATTGCCAATCAATTGTAATAATATGGTTAATAAACGATGTGGCGGAGGATGGAAGATGAAAAAAATTATCACGGTGATGGCCGCTTTAACCATGGTAGTCACCTTGGGAGCTTGCGGCAAGAAAGCGGCATCGAGTGGGACGGTTTCTTCAGAAAAAACCACCCAATCACCGACTAAGTTGCAAGTGGTTACTAAGAAAAAAGAGACTAATAATTTGGGAAACGTTTTAATTACGATTAAAACCAACCCGAAGGCTAAAGTTAAAATCACCAATACTAAAACCAAAAAAGTTGCTAATTTGACGGCTGACGCGGACGGTAAATTAGTTTTTAACGCGCATTTGGGTGAACATACTAAGTCGGCCGAGTTTATGATTACGGCTACGGCCAAACATCACCAAGCAAGTGAAACGCAAAAATTCAAGGTGTATAACGATTCGGCTGCGTTCCACAAGTGGGAACAAAACCAGAGCAGTGCTGCAGAATCCTCTTCGTCAGCTGCAGAATCTTCGTCAGTTGATGAGCAATCTTCATCAGCAGACGATAGTAGCGCAGAAGTTGATATCACCGCGGGAGCCGATGCGGCTAGCGCGGATAATTCTGCGGACACAACCACCGGGGGTAATTCCACGGGAGGCTACGTAGCTCCAAGTTACAGTGCTCCGAGCTATAGCTACCCAACTTATCACGGTGGTGGCGGACATTACCACCCAAGCACTGGCGGCGGGAGCACTAATTCGGCAGCTAGTTCTAGCGACACGAATGGCAATCAAACTGATCAGTCAAATACTAACGCAACGACGGGTACTGACACGGTTGAAGCAACCACGGAAGACGCGACCGAAAGTGCAGAATAATAAAAAAGTTGGGGTTGAAAGTAAATTTTTGCCCCAACTTTTTTGTATGCTTTTTTAAAATGCCCACCTAGTCTTCAAAAGGAGCTAAGTGGTTTACCGGACCGTACTTATGGCCCACGGCAATGGAATTGCTAATTGCAGCAGTAACGAATCGTTTACCAATTCGGATGGCAGTGGCAATGTCAGTTCCTTTAGCAATTTCGGCGGTAATGCAAGCCGAAAGTACGTCACCGGTTCCGTTAACGCGGTCGGTTTCGACGTATGGTGCGCTCATCCAGAAGCTTTCCCCGTCTTCTAGAAGAACAAAGTCGCGTACTTCACTTTGGGCACCTGGTTTGTGGGAACCTTTAAGAACCACGTTTTTAGCACCCATGTCTTGTAACATTTTAGCAGCCCGTTCCATATCGGCATCGTTTTGGATGTCAATACCAGTTAGCTTGATAGCCTCATAAAAATTAGGGGTAATCACGGTGGCTAACGGAATCAGCTTCGCTTTCAAAGTTTCAAATGCGTCTTCTTCTAATAGTAGGGCGCCGTGTTTAGTGATGATGACCGGATCCAAAACTAGGGGTCCAAAGTCAAATTTTTGATAGTTTTTGACAACGATTTCAATCATTGGTGCGTCAGCTAACATACCGGTCTTACTAGCCCGGATTTTGAAGTCGTCCGCCAGTGATTGGAATTCTTGGTCAACAAAATCAGTTGGAAGCGGATGGCTAGCTTGAATACCGTAAGAGTTCCCGGCAACGCAAGCGGTCATCACGCACATTCCGTGGACTTGGCGACGTTGGAAGGTGTTTAAATCAGCCTCCATTCCTGCGCTACCATCGGAATCAGAACCGGCGATTGTTAAAGCTTGTGGAAATTCATTTGACATTAAACTCACTCCTTATTCTTTACTTAGCTTAAGGATAACATATTTAAAAATTGGTAGATCAGTAAGTTGGGGGAAGAAAAAAAGGAGTTTCCCATCAACTCAACGCTGAACGAGGGAACCTCCTAAAAAAATTTAAAAAAGTTAACGACGTGATGCCGTTTGTAAATTAGTGGCAGCATTTTGGAAAATAATTTGTTGGATTCGGTTAATCGAAAGTTGAATGACCGAATTTTCGTTTTGAACCTGTTGGTGGACTAAACCGGTAAACTGATTCCAGTGCTTGATTAGTTCTGGAATCGATGGATAGTTAGCTTGCCGAAATACCGCGAACAAAACGTCCACGATTTGGTTAGCGTCTTCTTCGGTAATGTTAGGGGATAGTTGTTTAAAAAAGGGCGATTGATCCAAACCCTCAGGAGCAGCAATCCCCACGGTGCCCGCAAAATTTCCGGCTCGGTCGGCAACCCAGGAAGTAAGGTCGTGTTGCCAAATTCCGGCATTTAAGCTCTCAATGGTACGTTGGGGAAAAGGGTGCATCCCTACGAGAGAAAATACCGAGAGGGGAGCTACTAACTCGACAATGGGTACTTCGAATCGGTAATTTCCTAGGGGTAATCCGGGACTTTCAAACAGGAAAACTTGCTGAATACGCTGGGCAGCCGGAGCCGTTAGATGATGACATGCTAGAGCAGCAATCGCGGCACCTCGGGAAAATCCCACGCAAATAATTTGCCGATCGTCAGTCTGTAGACTCCGTTGTAAGTACGATTGGGCGGCGGTCTGCAAAGTTGTTGGATCGGTTAATGCAAAGTGCAAGTCTTTTTGCCAACTAAGCAACGTTCCGTTAGGTCCCCGAAAGGCAATAACTTTTAAAGTTTTGGTAATCCCGAAAGTGATTGCTAAAAAATTTTCATCATCCGGACTGAGTTCTTCTAGAGTAACCTTCTGATAACGGTTGCTGTGGGCAATTTGTTCCAATAGTTGCCGGTCGGCCGGCAGGGTTAGGTAATCCTTGGCTTGAATCTGGGCAAGGAGCGTAGCGCAAAAATCTGGCAACTTTGCTGGCAGCGCTAATTCACTAGTTGCCATGGTTAACGGTAATTCTACAAGTCGACTGAATAAGGCTAGGTCTAATTCGAGTGGGTCGTGGATTGGACGTTGATACTCGCTTAGAAAATTAGTTAGTTTGGTCATTTGGATTTGCCCCGATCTCTTTATCTATATGAAAAAGGGTAGCACGCGACCAGTTTTTCAGTCAAACGGTGCTTTCACGTCAAGCAGCTATCTATGATATACTGAAAGCGAATACAACATTGGTTTAGACCAGTGTAAATAAGGAGGAAAAATAATGGGTAGACTAGGTATTTCGATTTATCCCGACCAAATGGGGATTGAGGAAACCAAAGCGTACATTAAATTAGCAAGCAAATATGGTTTTCAGCGAATTTTTACGTCGTTCTTGCAAATTAAGGGGGATCAAGATCAGGTGGTGGCCCGTTTCAAAGACTTAATTGAATACGGGAAGTCACTGGGGATGGATACCATGGTCGACATGAATCCGAAACTATTTAAACAACTGGGCGTGTCGTACGATAACCTCAAATTTTTCCATGATATCGGCGCGTGGGCAGTGCGCTTAGACGAAGGTTTCACAGGGATGGAAGAAGCACGGATGACGCATAACCCGTACGGCTTGAAGGTGGAAGTTAACATGAGTCGGGGAACCCATTATATTGACCAAATTATGGATTACGCGCCCGACCGGCAAAATTTAATTGGGTCGCATAACTTTTATCCACAACGGTACACCGGGTTAGGATTGGATTACTTCAAGCAAACTTCCCAACAATACCGGCGGCACAATATTAATACGGCGGCCTTTGTTAACGCACCTTCTGGTTCCGTAGGTCCTTGGCCTTTACAAGAAGGGATGGTCTCATTGGAAATGCATCGTGGACAATCGTTGTTCACCCAAATTATGCATATGAAGATGTTAGGCTTGATTGACGACATTTTGATTTCGAATGCTGGAGTAAGCGAGGCGGATCTCAAGGAAGCGGCGATGGCCTTCAACACTTCGCAACCAACCATGCGGGTGGTTGCGGATGCCGACATGACTGACACCGAACGCCAAATTATTTTCGACAGTCAACACACGTATCGGGGAGACCATTCCGATTACGTATTACGAAGCACCATGACGCGAGTTTGGTATAAGGATGCGGATGTTCCGGCGCGCCACACGGTTCCAATTCACAAGGGTGACGTGCTGGTGATGAATAACGAATACGCACAATATAAGGCGGAAACCCAAATTGCGTTGCAAGACTTGGAGAATAACGGCCGAGTGAACGTGGTGGGCCACGTGGCAGCAACCGATATGATGCTGTTAGAAACGTTGCAGCCATGGAGTGATTTTTGGTTAACCGGAGAGAGTTGGGTTTCAGAGCCCGTTTCGACTGGATAGCAGAGGGACCCAGGGTTCTCATCGCGGGTTAAGTTTTAGTTAACCGGAAGAAACTGGGGCTAATAGCCCGTTTTGACTGAATGGCAAAGAAGCGTAGGGCCTAGTCGCGGTTTAAGCGACTAGGTCTATTTTTGGTTAACCGGAGAGAGTTGGGTTTCAGAGCCCGTTTCGACTGGGTAGCAGAGGGACCCACAAGTCCCATTGCGGTACGGATAGTTAAGTTAATGCCCTACACTACTTCTGAAATAGGCATTTACCCCAAAAATGGGCCGGCTACCGTACTTAACTAATTTTGACAAATTATTTGACTCGGAAAGGTTACTAAAAAAACAAATTACATATTTGTGCATATTGGTTTTAATTTGTAGGTACAAATGTTAAGATAAAATTGTGAAAGCGATTTCAACGCTTTGGCCGGTATTACAAGGGTATATCACTTATTTTGTACGTTTGATTATTGGGATGCCGGCAAATTTATTTATAAGGAGGTTGTTGTAATGGGTGACAACAATAAAACCAATGCATTTGCTGAAAAGCTGATGCCTTTGGCAAGTAAAGTAGCATCTTCTCGTCACTTGGTAGCACTGCGGGATGGGTTCGCGCTAGTTATGCCACTGATTATTATTGGGTCAGTGTTCATGATTATTAGTCAATTCCCAATTCCAGCTTATTTAAACATGATGACGAGTTTGTTTGGTGCCGGTTGGCAAGATACGGTCGGCTGGGCTACCAACGCAACGTTTAGTATTATCGGGATGGTAGCGGTAATCGGGATTTCGTTTGAATTGGCGAAGTCCTACGATGGAATTGACGCCATTTCGGCAAGTATGGTTTCCTTAGCGGCATTTATGTTAACGATTCCATTAAATGTCGACAAGGCGGGAGCGGTTTGGGTTCCGCTAACTCAATTAGGTTCAATGGGCTTATTTGAAGCCTTGCTGATTGGACTGTTCGTAACCGACGCCTTCGTTTGGATGATTCATAAGGATTGGCAATTTAAGATGCCAGACACGGTCCCACCTGCTGTAGGTCACGCCTTTTCATCATTGATTCCTGGATTTGTAATTATTTTAGGAATGTGGCTATTACGGCTTTTGGTTAGCTTTACCGACTTTAAGACGATTCCAAACGTAATCACGGTAATCGTTTCGCAACCATTGAACGCGGTTGGGGGATCAATCTTCGGGATGCTAGTTGCTGAATTCTTCGTTGTCTTCCTATGGCTATTCGGTATTCATGGTTCTAACGTAGTTGGTGGGATCATGGCGCCGGTTTGGTTAGGTAAGATGGCGGAAAATGCTGACGCTGCGAAGGCGCACAAAGCATTGCCAAACATCGTTACCCAACAAT encodes:
- a CDS encoding glycosyltransferase is translated as MIFFINAQMPEQKSGIEHAELKRIELFNKMKVDCRLVLRDWSADTHRLTQAVGIDDQQLINMFDYYQQALQVKRRIIHATDLDFGVADVELQYEPENQRYLAVTPAQELVARINVAGDEERVVSTELFDGVGNLYRVDNYDYRGFVSLSQWYTPDNQIENEEWMTPEGKTVIEAFTKQNRAGELKPSGWKLTDRHGKVYQFDTIETFTKHFLDDLNDEFWSTKQPNIFILDRNHLADWAFLNMKKPAYRVIHLHNSHASDAQAPMDSTLNQHYEFALRSMDRYDAFISATQKQTADVRQRFQPHARLFTIPVGIVPERLRKAPRIPVAKRQFGKMVAFARIAWEKHLDDLVRAIAIVHQTIPEVTLDLYGYADPANNYEAKRKVEEVVQQNHLEKVVSFKGYTTAVDEVENQAMMFGLTSRMEGFNLAVMEGIAHGLISFTYDVNYGPNEIVENDVNGNVVPYGDYEAMAQAIIKVLKDQQLAQRYSTGAYTSAERYSEKQVWQAWQALLDDAQTNWPAKLQAMPEFREDFE
- a CDS encoding DUF2974 domain-containing protein, which gives rise to MTKLTNFLSEYQRPIHDPLELDLALFSRLVELPLTMATSELALPAKLPDFCATLLAQIQAKDYLTLPADRQLLEQIAHSNRYQKVTLEELSPDDENFLAITFGITKTLKVIAFRGPNGTLLSWQKDLHFALTDPTTLQTAAQSYLQRSLQTDDRQIICVGFSRGAAIAALACHHLTAPAAQRIQQVFLFESPGLPLGNYRFEVPIVELVAPLSVFSLVGMHPFPQRTIESLNAGIWQHDLTSWVADRAGNFAGTVGIAAPEGLDQSPFFKQLSPNITEEDANQIVDVLFAVFRQANYPSIPELIKHWNQFTGLVHQQVQNENSVIQLSINRIQQIIFQNAATNLQTASRR
- the thiD gene encoding bifunctional hydroxymethylpyrimidine kinase/phosphomethylpyrimidine kinase, encoding MSNEFPQALTIAGSDSDGSAGMEADLNTFQRRQVHGMCVMTACVAGNSYGIQASHPLPTDFVDQEFQSLADDFKIRASKTGMLADAPMIEIVVKNYQKFDFGPLVLDPVIITKHGALLLEEDAFETLKAKLIPLATVITPNFYEAIKLTGIDIQNDADMERAAKMLQDMGAKNVVLKGSHKPGAQSEVRDFVLLEDGESFWMSAPYVETDRVNGTGDVLSACITAEIAKGTDIATAIRIGKRFVTAAISNSIAVGHKYGPVNHLAPFED
- a CDS encoding glycosyltransferase gives rise to the protein MKYFVSRGIYTFNSGTEHSQAQRTRLFNQQNDPAHYVTMDYNRFWLRDAQRVGLDSGQVLNMYDYFQGTTQIPTVPVPVRKFKQLPFDEYQLVDHGPDYYTVDHAGRQLARINILPGTVGLVGDVEYYDRFDNLVSRDNYDWRGFKSSTDYFHPDGSLGARRFLNPAGEVVLENVYMNVAEQLQPTMWKLIDYHGKDYRFDSQEDLFLFFLNEIAEQDQEAVMVADHRDVDLMVMQVENAKSRWLAFHGTHVDRHGNIYAAYTPAFQAEPGEIDGIIVPTAQQQAVIREQFPQTPVHVAADTVIDERTLAENVSQKKRTPGRIIFSGRLESDRRPDEALAAFLRLFDQLPEVTLEYRGYTNDHQLLGRLKQMAQHMGIAEHVIFGDYLTDSEMNDFYNHAQVLINTSFDEAGGISVVEAMAHGVPVVAYYTDYGIEKLVQNNVNGFVVTNGDQAQMARRVKQILQDPQLWQKLGEGAQQTAQAYQAKKVYQQWKNILG
- a CDS encoding glycerate kinase, whose amino-acid sequence is MKVVIASDAFKDCLSSEEVNEAVRESILKINPEVEVVTAGISDGGLDGLEVLKKWGREMEEIPFKTTDLMGRPVDAPYLITNYKKAPLAIIATASTTGKHRILPSPGSFIRATSFGLGTQIRDALGRGAKRILILTGDSGVSDGGLGLLQALGVNFYDEDGHLIGRDKNLLATNFQEVRNLESVVQQFNHVEIMVATNTDRTYAGYRGAQRTWGMDKGGTQKQIEVFDKRMDGFFMTVIKELDLDLRDVPGLGVDGGIGGALAVLGGQIVPTGDIIANLVGLPQKLEDADLFISGTGKISHHPQTPHVVNQILDLATKMSVPAVAICGQVDNSMRHYPNEKVAVFSIQRRPSSLRRSMETRYATVNIKIVTRNIIRLMNIARAEK
- the rpsN gene encoding 30S ribosomal protein S14, with translation MRYAALRKQLKAQKDYQGLSKLPRNASPTRIHRRDALDGRPHAYMRKFQLSRLNFRRLAHEGQIPGVKKASW
- a CDS encoding MupG family TIM beta-alpha barrel fold protein — its product is MGRLGISIYPDQMGIEETKAYIKLASKYGFQRIFTSFLQIKGDQDQVVARFKDLIEYGKSLGMDTMVDMNPKLFKQLGVSYDNLKFFHDIGAWAVRLDEGFTGMEEARMTHNPYGLKVEVNMSRGTHYIDQIMDYAPDRQNLIGSHNFYPQRYTGLGLDYFKQTSQQYRRHNINTAAFVNAPSGSVGPWPLQEGMVSLEMHRGQSLFTQIMHMKMLGLIDDILISNAGVSEADLKEAAMAFNTSQPTMRVVADADMTDTERQIIFDSQHTYRGDHSDYVLRSTMTRVWYKDADVPARHTVPIHKGDVLVMNNEYAQYKAETQIALQDLENNGRVNVVGHVAATDMMLLETLQPWSDFWLTGESWVSEPVSTG
- a CDS encoding DMT family transporter, which gives rise to MYIIILEKEVFLVKLRTLLYVVISTFLFSSMEIALKVAGGTFNPIQLNFIRFLFGGLLLLPFTMKTLKKQGHRLKGRDIAAFSMTGFSCVLVSMTLYQLAIQLSLPATIAILLSANPAFGMLIGLVLLKEKMSRTNTLAVILTLAGLLVIINPFNLTNPLGITLGLLSSITFAIYGILTRLSSNKLGFGGMTMTCFSFIAGAIELAIFMAITHIPAVSKAFSGLEGFSDIPFFQGITLSNILLLAYISFLVTGVGFGLYFVVMGEAGVPIASLIFFIKPALAPILSLLILGDPIHLNTIVGIIIILIGSVVTLVGEKIAMRMSK
- a CDS encoding nitroreductase family protein, with protein sequence MSNSFLENLKKRRSIYALGKNVKLSEDEITEIIEEAIRQSPSAFNSQSIRAVILYGKAHDELWDGILNILHGEVPNEEAFQATKAKVEGAFKAGLGTVLFYTDEDVIANLKKNFPLYKDAFDMFGEHGMGIANVDVWTALANEGIGASLQHYNPIADKFIAEKFDIPANWTLKAQMPFGSIEQPAGDKEFMPDDERFRVIK